The genomic stretch GTGTCTCCAGTCGCCCTCTCTGACACCCACCGCCCGCTGATCACCAGCGCGCCCTCACCCAATCCAGCGGTGTATCGCACGGGCTTCTACGGGCTGGGCTGGAACGTGAGCAGCACCGATCAGGGCGCCGTGCAGCTCAGCCACTCCGGAGGCTTCGAGCTTGGGGCCTCCACGGCGGTGTACCTGCTGCCGGGGGAGTCGCTGGGACTTGTGGTGCTCACCAACGGCCAGCCGATCGGAGTGCCTGAAACGGTGGCGCTGAGCTTCCTCGACCTGGCTCGCTTCGGCAAGGTTGAGCTCGACTATCTCAAGCCCCTGGGGGCTCTGTTCGCCGGAATCGCCCGACAGGACTACCCGCGGGTGCCCCAGCAGCCCACAGATCCAGCCCCGGCACGGCCCTTGGCGACCTACAGCGGCCGCTACAGCAACGGCTTCGTTGGAGAGATCGCCGTGAAACCCCAGGGCAGTGGCCTGGTGCTGGAACTGGGCCCGCAGCGCAGGGCCTATCCCCTCACTCACATCAGCGGCGACACCTTCCGATACCAGCCCAGCGGCGAGAACGCCTCTGGCCCCAGCGCAGTGGCCTTCAGCGTGGGTGGTGATGGACCGGCCAGCCGCGTCCAGATCGACAACTTCAACGTCGATGGCCAGGGGGTGTTCCAACGCCAGAGCCCGGCAGCCAGCCCATGAGCGACGACCCACGGACCAGCACGCTCTCCCGGCGACGGCGGATCCTGATCACCGGCGCCAGCTCCGGCATCGGCCAGCAGGCGGCCCTGCTGCTGCTGCAGGCTGGCCACAGGCTCACCCTGCCCTGCCGTGATCAGGACCGTGCCGACGCCACCCGCCAGAAGCTTCTGGGCGTCGACGGTGCCGATCTGCTCACCCCCATCTGCGATCTGGCCGATCTGAAGAGCGTCGAGCGTTGTGCCCAGGAGCTGATCGCCCACGGCACGCCGATCGACACCCTGGTGCTGAATGCCGGACTGCAGTACAGCGGCGCCGCCGAGCCACAGCGATCGGCCCAGGGGTATGAGCTCACGGTCGCGGTGAACCACCTGGCCCATCAGGCCCTGGTGATGCAGCTCCTTCCGTTGCTCGAGCGCAGCGAGTCCCCGCGGCTGGTGATCACTGCCTCGGAGGTGCATGATCCTCACTCGCCCGGCGGGCGGGTGGCTCAGGCGGCCGGTCTGGGTGATCTGGCGGGCCTCAGGACAGGTGCAGGCTTTTCAATGGTGGACGGTCACTCGCCCTTCAGCGCCGACAAGGCCTACAAGGACAGCAAGCTGTGCAACCTGCTCTTCGCCCGAGGCCTGGAGCGTCGCCTGCGCCAGCGCGGCACACCCATGTCGGTGCTGGCCTGGAGTCCGGGCCTGGTGATCCCGCGCAGCAGCGGCGGGTTCTTCCGCCAGAGTCGTCACCACAACGAATGGGGTCAGCGGCTGTTCGCCCTGGTGGCCCGTGACCTGCTGCGCCTCACGGCAACTCCTGGGCAGGCCGGGGCTCTGCTGGCGCAACTGGCCAGCTCTGCCGCCTATGGGAGACCGGAATTCAGCTATCACGTCAACCGCCTGATCGCTCCTGGGCAGCTGCGCTTCGAGTCAGCCGACCCCAGCCCCGAAGCCCAGGACGATGCCCTCGCTGACGCACTCTGGACTGTGAGCGCACAGCTGGTTGACGTGCCTGACGGGCTGTCACACCGTCCGCTCCGAGCGCCGGTTGAGGGCAGAGGCCAGTCCACCGAGACTCGTCAGCCCCAGGGCTCCACTGGCGGTGAGGAACACCAGGGTCTGCAGGACCAGGAGGAACACCCCCACGGCTGAAGCCACCTTGATCTGGATCCTCGCTTTGATCAGCAGGGTGAGCAGCAGGATCACGGCGGCCTGGAGCCCGGCGATCCGGACCGGCGCGAGGGGAGAACAGAAGGGGGCCGGGAACAGCATGAAAGGGGGGCTCGGGCTACCCATTCTGACAAGGCTGATCTGCCTTCATGGGCTGATCCAGTCCCAGGTGGGGATGGCTCACGCTGTTCAGCTGGGATCGCGGCCAGGGGCAAGCCCCTGGGCCTTCGGGCCGAACAGAGGGCCCAGATCCTCCAGCGCGGAGTGCCGCTCGAGCTGCTGGCGCATCCTGTCGAGAGTGTGCTCTGGGCTGGCTGGCGCCAGGGGTCCGGCTACCGGCAGCAGTCCGCTGGCCTCGAGTTCTTCCGTGAAGCCCAGGGACCTGGAGTCCACCAGCCGGTCCGGGAAGAGCACGCCATCGAGATGGTCGCACTCGTGCTGGACCACGCGGGCGTGAAATCCATCAACGGATCGCTCAATCGGATGGCCCTCCGCATCAAAGCCCCGATAAAGGATCCTCCGCCAGCGACTCACCTGTCCCCGCAACCCCGGAACACTGAGGCACCCCTCCCAGCCTGAAGCACGATCCCGATCAATCGGGGTGATCTCCGGATTGATGAGCACCGTTTCCGGGATCGGGGGGGCCTCCGGATAACGCGGGTTCACCGTGATTCCGAAGATCACGACTCGCAGGGGCACGGCGATCTGGGGAGCGGCCAGGCCTGCTCCAGCGCAGGCCGCCATGGTGTCCCGGAGATCCGTGATCAGGGCGTGCAGTTCAGGCGTTCCAAACCGCTCGACGGGGCGTGACACCTGACGCAGACGTGGGTCACCCAGGCGCAGGACGGTTCGTTGTGTC from Synechococcus sp. CBW1107 encodes the following:
- a CDS encoding SDR family NAD(P)-dependent oxidoreductase encodes the protein MSDDPRTSTLSRRRRILITGASSGIGQQAALLLLQAGHRLTLPCRDQDRADATRQKLLGVDGADLLTPICDLADLKSVERCAQELIAHGTPIDTLVLNAGLQYSGAAEPQRSAQGYELTVAVNHLAHQALVMQLLPLLERSESPRLVITASEVHDPHSPGGRVAQAAGLGDLAGLRTGAGFSMVDGHSPFSADKAYKDSKLCNLLFARGLERRLRQRGTPMSVLAWSPGLVIPRSSGGFFRQSRHHNEWGQRLFALVARDLLRLTATPGQAGALLAQLASSAAYGRPEFSYHVNRLIAPGQLRFESADPSPEAQDDALADALWTVSAQLVDVPDGLSHRPLRAPVEGRGQSTETRQPQGSTGGEEHQGLQDQEEHPHG
- the def gene encoding peptide deformylase encodes the protein MTQRTVLRLGDPRLRQVSRPVERFGTPELHALITDLRDTMAACAGAGLAAPQIAVPLRVVIFGITVNPRYPEAPPIPETVLINPEITPIDRDRASGWEGCLSVPGLRGQVSRWRRILYRGFDAEGHPIERSVDGFHARVVQHECDHLDGVLFPDRLVDSRSLGFTEELEASGLLPVAGPLAPASPEHTLDRMRQQLERHSALEDLGPLFGPKAQGLAPGRDPS